GCTGGCGCGACGCGGGAGCGAGGGGTCGTCTTTCACCCCTCCAGCCTACGCGCCGCTTGCGGCGCCGTACCCGTCCTCGCCGAGCTCACCGAGGATGCGGTTGAGATCCTGAACGGTGGCGAAATCAATGTTGATCTGGCCTTTTCTTGCCGTCAACGTGATCTTCACCTTCGTGTTGAGACGGTCACCGAGGCGCTCGGCGACGTCGTCGAGGTGCGCACGTCGCGCCCCCGCCTTGGGCGCGATCCGACGTGAGCCCGCGTCCGCGATGCCCTTCGCGACGGCTTCCGCGGCACGCACGGAGAGATCCTCGTTGATGATCTTGTCGGACAGTCGCTGCATCGCGTCGGCGTCATCCAGCGAGAGGATCGCGCGTGCGTGACCTGCGCTGATGACGCCCGCCGCGACGCGCTGCTGCACCGGCATGGGCAACTTCAAGAGTCGGATCGTGTTGCTGATCTGCGGCCGCGACCGACCGATGCGCGTCGCCAGCTGCTCCTGCGTGATGCCGAAGTCCTCGAGCAACTGGAGGTACGCCGACGCTTCTTCCAGCGGGTTCAGCTGCGAGCGGTGCAGGTTCTCCAGCAGCGCGTCGCGCAGCAGGTCCTCGTCGGCGGTCTCCCGGACGATCGCAGGGATCGACGTCAACCCGGCCTCACGAGAGGCACGCGTGCGACGCTCCCCCATGATGAGCTCGTATCTGCCCTCGTCGTTGAGACGGACGACGACCGGCTGCAGCACTCCGAACTCGCGGACGCTGTGCACCAGCTCCGCGAGATCGTCGGGATCGAAGTTCGTGCGCGGCTGGCGGGGGTTGGGAACGATGTCGTTCGGGTCGATCGTGATCAGTCGCGCCCCCGGCACCGCCACGAGCTCGGCTTCGTCACCCACGGCGGATGCCGCGGCATCCGAGTCTGCGACACCGGAGACCTGTGCATCGCGCGACTCGACGGTCGCGGCCGCAGCCGCGGCAGATGACGCACCGGGGAAGA
The DNA window shown above is from Microbacterium laevaniformans and carries:
- a CDS encoding ParB/RepB/Spo0J family partition protein yields the protein MAKRTGLGRGIGALIPTGDSAEARPVDVFFPGASSAAAAAATVESRDAQVSGVADSDAAASAVGDEAELVAVPGARLITIDPNDIVPNPRQPRTNFDPDDLAELVHSVREFGVLQPVVVRLNDEGRYELIMGERRTRASREAGLTSIPAIVRETADEDLLRDALLENLHRSQLNPLEEASAYLQLLEDFGITQEQLATRIGRSRPQISNTIRLLKLPMPVQQRVAAGVISAGHARAILSLDDADAMQRLSDKIINEDLSVRAAEAVAKGIADAGSRRIAPKAGARRAHLDDVAERLGDRLNTKVKITLTARKGQINIDFATVQDLNRILGELGEDGYGAASGA